GTCAATGTTTCTAAGTATATATTTGAAAGATCGTCATCGTCATTTCTGCAATAGTAGTGACCATAGAGAAGCACGTTTACAGTAATCGGTAGTGTCATCAGAACTCTCAATGCTGGCATTAGTTGGTTTGGTTGTAGTCTACTTTCGATCTCCAGCACGATTTCGCTATcaggtatcactctcttgagaacaAGCGGGAGAACGGCACATGAATCAACACACTTTATCTTCCAACAATTCCAATCTTGCAACCTCTTACACACAGCATTGATAATGTGCTCGTTGCTGTGGGACTCGACTATGTGTTTTAAAAGGTTATCCACTTCAGGATCATTACACCACACAAGGTCAATAATCCAAGAAGCGAAATTTTGTTCCAATTCACGAACGTTCAGCACACAGGTAGTACTGAGCAAGATGTTCTGGTATCTGGATGTATCAACCACATTTTGTCCCTCCAGCAGTACTTTGTGCACGAGGTTGGTGTTTCCCTGGTCGCCGAGCTCTTCCTCTGACATCAGCTGAGTGACCAGCCTCCTACCAGCACAATGTTCCTGGTACCTGGTGTGAAAAtagccaaacacccacaccacactgaggccccgacggtagctggttcttgtgaaatagttggacaagacctcctcctgcggcagtcccagagtgtcacacttctCCCTAATCTCCGCTTCCGTCTCCGGCCAAAGGTCGTACTCCTGCCTCTTGATCCCTCTTAAACTAACCTCCTCAAAGAACAGCATCAAATTTTCATATTCGACGCTAAAGTCATTCATCTGTTGGGTTCTAAGTATAGATTCCAACAGCTTCCTGTTGTTTAAGCTGACAATCCTCTCATAGACTTGAGTGATTGTGTTGAGATTGTTAAATTCTCCTGGGGCCTCGAtgcacagcagcaccaacaaggtCAAGGTGAGTGGAGTGTTGAGGTATTCACTCACCTGCTCCAGCCACTGGGTAAACCTCTCTCTGATGACACTTCGTTGGTTCTCTTCCTGCACTAGACTGTTGATGATTCTCTCGGCAAACTCATTGCGACGTTCTGGAGTGATGCCCAAGACGAGGATGTTGCagcgaggtctggtgtgtgggacAAGCTGTGACAGGTGTTGGTCCCACCCCGGCCGTGTGGTTATCACCAACCTCACATCCTTGCCAGGCAGGTCCAACAGCTCCTTCACCAGCCCTTCTGAATGGTCGTTAACCTCGTCGTAGCCGTCAATCAGGACTAATATATTTAAGCTCAAGATTATCTCTTTAAACAGCTCGAAGTCAACATCAATATCACAAAGTGTTTGAGGCAGCCACTGGCGGAGGAGATCATCGAAGGTATTAAGATGTGTGTCCCTGCACTGTACATAGAAAACAAGGTCCACAGTGTCTAGGTGACGTATGGCAGCAGGGTCCTCTACCCACTTCTTGAGGATGAGCTTGAGTAAAGTTGTCTTCCCCATACCACCTTCCCCCGTCAGGAGGACACACTGAGGCACTCTTCCGTCCTCTCGTCTCATATTCAAGATGTCTTCATAGTTTATATCCTGGCCCTTAGCCATGGGGTAGTGTCTTGCCCCTATGACGGGATCTTCAGATTGTCGCAGTCTTATGAAAGTTAAATTTTGATGGTAGTTAATGTTGGGGATGAACCAGTGTGAGGGAGCGATCTTATGCTCCTTGTACCAGGTTGTTAGCTCCTTCTTGCTTTTCACATTAATATGTTCTGTGATTGGGCCTTTTATCTCATTTAGCTCCTGGAGAAGCTGAGATATGAGCGCAACA
This window of the Procambarus clarkii isolate CNS0578487 chromosome 46, FALCON_Pclarkii_2.0, whole genome shotgun sequence genome carries:
- the LOC138349731 gene encoding uncharacterized protein isoform X2 produces the protein MQHPVITERDFYRYRYYLAVTKAARDEIAAVFNCLYTGNYPILPPAQDGNANRRLKRSLHPPEQDILETHSCADNFDITLLYKLLQRVCNLAPDNDPTWWTPPGALEPSLEHLLYKLKTIRNEVIHESMTITTQQDLDDKLTKLSDIVWEMLLKARSRCRRLNVGDRYQIFTNYISGLSAKIRESLDPSDVALISQLLQELNEIKGPITEHINVKSKKELTTWYKEHKIAPSHWFIPNINYHQNLTFIRLRQSEDPVIGARHYPMAKGQDINYEDILNMRREDGRVPQCVLLTGEGGMGKTTLLKLILKKWVEDPAAIRHLDTVDLVFYVQCRDTHLNTFDDLLRQWLPQTLCDIDVDFELFKEIILSLNILVLIDGYDEVNDHSEGLVKELLDLPGKDVRLVITTRPGWDQHLSQLVPHTRPRCNILVLGITPERRNEFAERIINSLVQEENQRSVIRERFTQWLEQVSEYLNTPLTLTLLVLLCIEAPGEFNNLNTITQVYERIVSLNNRKLLESILRTQQMNDFSVEYENLMLFFEEVSLRGIKRQEYDLWPETEAEIREKCDTLGLPQEEVLSNYFTRTSYRRGLSVVWVFGYFHTRYQEHCAGRRLVTQLMSEEELGDQGNTNLVHKVLLEGQNVVDTSRYQNILLSTTCVLNVRELEQNFASWIIDLVWCNDPEVDNLLKHIVESHSNEHIINAVCKRLQDWNCWKIKCVDSCAVLPLVLKRVIPDSEIVLEIESRLQPNQLMPALRVLMTLPITVNVLLYGHYYCRNDDDDLSNIYLETLTAPGSRCTLEKFVGRLSEAAIPHLPPTLRSLALRLTLQQLPVLTHHLPLLCRVTELSIILEATSSMDLATPPSLPYKGSGLELTIMCSFTDNSRELDLCCQLARQLCPPAKRLRYSFLSFCKTDITSMYTFGT
- the LOC138349731 gene encoding uncharacterized protein isoform X3, which translates into the protein MQHPVITERDFYRYRYYLAVTKAARDEIAAVFNCLYTGNYPILPPAQDGNANRRLKRSLHPPEQDILETHSCADNFDITLLYKLLQRVCNLAPDNDPTWWTPPGALEPSLEHLLYKLKTIRNEVIHESMTITTQQDLDDKLTKLSDIVWEMLLKARSRCRRLNVGDRYQIFTNYISGLSAKIRESLDPSDVALISQLLQELNEIKGPITEHINVKSKKELTTWYKEHKIAPSHWFIPNINYHQNLTFIRLRQSEDPVIGARHYPMAKGQDINYEDILNMRREDGRVPQCVLLTGEGGMGKTTLLKLILKKWVEDPAAIRHLDTVDLVFYVQCRDTHLNTFDDLLRQWLPQTLCDIDVDFELFKEIILSLNILVLIDGYDEVNDHSEGLVKELLDLPGKDVRLVITTRPGWDQHLSQLVPHTRPRCNILVLGITPERRNEFAERIINSLVQEENQRSVIRERFTQWLEQVSEYLNTPLTLTLLVLLCIEAPGEFNNLNTITQVYERIVSLNNRKLLESILRTQQMNDFSVEYENLMLFFEEVSLRGIKRQEYDLWPETEAEIREKCDTLGLPQEEVLSNYFTRTSYRRGLSVVWVFGYFHTRYQEHCAGRRLVTQLMSEEELGDQGNTNLVHKVLLEGQNVVDTSRYQNILLSTTCVLNVRELEQNFASWIIDLVWCNDPEVDNLLKHIVESHSNEHIINAVCKRLQDWNCWKIKCVDSCAVLPLVLKRVIPDSEIVLEIESRLQPNQLMPALRVLMTLPITVNVLLYGHYYCRNDDDDLSNIYLETLTAPGSRCTLEKFVGRLSEAAIPHLPPTLRSLALRLTLQQLPVLTHHLPLLCRVTELSIILEATSSMDLATPPSLPYKGSGLELTIMCSFTDNSRELDLCCQLARQLCPPAKRCWCGETSERP
- the LOC138349731 gene encoding uncharacterized protein isoform X1 produces the protein MQHPVITERDFYRYRYYLAVTKAARDEIAAVFNCLYTGNYPILPPAQDGNANRRLKRSLHPPEQDILETHSCADNFDITLLYKLLQRVCNLAPDNDPTWWTPPGALEPSLEHLLYKLKTIRNEVIHESMTITTQQDLDDKLTKLSDIVWEMLLKARSRCRRLNVGDRYQIFTNYISGLSAKIRESLDPSDVALISQLLQELNEIKGPITEHINVKSKKELTTWYKEHKIAPSHWFIPNINYHQNLTFIRLRQSEDPVIGARHYPMAKGQDINYEDILNMRREDGRVPQCVLLTGEGGMGKTTLLKLILKKWVEDPAAIRHLDTVDLVFYVQCRDTHLNTFDDLLRQWLPQTLCDIDVDFELFKEIILSLNILVLIDGYDEVNDHSEGLVKELLDLPGKDVRLVITTRPGWDQHLSQLVPHTRPRCNILVLGITPERRNEFAERIINSLVQEENQRSVIRERFTQWLEQVSEYLNTPLTLTLLVLLCIEAPGEFNNLNTITQVYERIVSLNNRKLLESILRTQQMNDFSVEYENLMLFFEEVSLRGIKRQEYDLWPETEAEIREKCDTLGLPQEEVLSNYFTRTSYRRGLSVVWVFGYFHTRYQEHCAGRRLVTQLMSEEELGDQGNTNLVHKVLLEGQNVVDTSRYQNILLSTTCVLNVRELEQNFASWIIDLVWCNDPEVDNLLKHIVESHSNEHIINAVCKRLQDWNCWKIKCVDSCAVLPLVLKRVIPDSEIVLEIESRLQPNQLMPALRVLMTLPITVNVLLYGHYYCRNDDDDLSNIYLETLTAPGSRCTLEKFVGRLSEAAIPHLPPTLRSLALRLTLQQLPVLTHHLPLLCRVTELSIILEATSSMDLATPPSLPYKGSGLELTIMCSFTDNSRELDLCCQLARQLCPPAKRLRYSFLSFCKTDITSVGVEKLLRGLNHEGVTTNNLLVEVADGHVLEEGENLRCQAIKFGIQGFRVTWTGQRTY